A genomic region of Pseudomonas frederiksbergensis contains the following coding sequences:
- a CDS encoding DUF6124 family protein, whose protein sequence is MFKATPNPPDTESTSPYASLDSKELHAAAHRALDHYLVLPETKALLADRRPGCIFVIAPDVDSETLLAHACETLASANVMASDLAFELEGPKRNTALAIQQMISLAELAVNRALDHLDPPDSPQ, encoded by the coding sequence ATGTTCAAAGCCACTCCCAATCCCCCTGATACCGAAAGCACCTCCCCCTACGCCTCTCTCGATTCGAAAGAACTCCACGCCGCCGCGCACCGTGCGCTTGATCATTACCTGGTACTGCCTGAAACCAAGGCACTGTTAGCCGACCGACGTCCCGGCTGCATTTTCGTCATTGCCCCCGACGTCGACAGCGAAACCCTGCTGGCCCATGCCTGCGAGACGCTCGCCTCGGCCAATGTCATGGCCAGCGATCTGGCGTTTGAGCTTGAAGGTCCCAAGCGCAATACCGCGCTGGCGATTCAGCAGATGATTTCTCTGGCCGAGTTGGCGGTGAATCGCGCACTGGATCACCTCGATCCACCGGACTCGCCGCAGTAG
- a CDS encoding collagen-like triple helix repeat-containing protein, translating into MRKLCLLAALISPMAMAQVVTVETNSLLRLPNTASTLQLERLEVADNGTLLIPSNVTELSVGELRLGREARIAIVPSEQGLQLNISRAQLASGSQITSRGAPGTYLKAARAGRNLNLRIASLNAPELSVDARGGAGAPGYEGLDGGNGQEPGCTWGQAGHGADGDNGGDGHAGAPGAQVRVELPRDYPARQIKVLVDGGAGGVAGAGGKPGAGGKAKGCFVYRTDGGKSGRAGAQGQPGPAGAAGAVTVQRL; encoded by the coding sequence ATGCGTAAGCTCTGCCTGCTCGCCGCCTTGATCAGCCCAATGGCGATGGCTCAAGTGGTTACGGTCGAGACCAACTCGCTGCTGCGTTTGCCCAATACCGCCAGCACCTTGCAGCTGGAGCGCCTGGAAGTCGCCGATAATGGCACGCTGCTGATCCCCTCGAACGTGACCGAGCTGAGCGTTGGCGAGTTGCGTCTGGGCCGTGAGGCGCGGATCGCCATTGTCCCCAGCGAACAGGGGCTGCAACTGAATATCAGCCGTGCGCAGCTTGCCAGTGGCAGTCAGATCACCTCGCGAGGTGCGCCGGGTACCTACCTCAAGGCCGCCCGCGCCGGGCGCAACCTGAATCTGCGGATTGCCTCGCTGAACGCTCCCGAGTTGTCGGTGGATGCCCGCGGCGGTGCCGGTGCGCCGGGTTACGAGGGGCTCGATGGCGGCAACGGTCAGGAACCGGGTTGCACGTGGGGCCAGGCCGGGCATGGGGCGGATGGCGATAATGGAGGCGATGGTCATGCCGGGGCGCCGGGCGCGCAGGTGCGTGTGGAATTACCACGTGATTATCCGGCCCGGCAGATCAAGGTGTTGGTCGACGGTGGCGCCGGCGGCGTGGCGGGTGCCGGCGGCAAACCGGGCGCGGGCGGCAAGGCCAAAGGTTGCTTCGTCTACCGTACCGACGGCGGCAAAAGCGGTCGTGCGGGGGCGCAAGGTCAGCCAGGTCCTGCCGGCGCGGCAGGTGCCGTGACGGTGCAACGGTTGTAA
- a CDS encoding DUF6231 family protein — translation MTAGISSRTPQQALAALLDRYAPQRLLLIGASDFPALEAFKLAHPDACVAHVAPGPLPPALAAQRFDLVLALDCLEHLPKRDGLNLLGGIRNLNANRIAVLADLKACDWQETDFFSLALQASERFQRDEQVLTLFTYDLLDYKQVPDWLNSRFWANPENFGKYWW, via the coding sequence ATGACCGCAGGTATTTCTTCGCGCACGCCCCAGCAAGCGCTCGCCGCCTTGCTCGACCGTTATGCGCCACAACGTCTGTTGCTGATCGGCGCCAGCGACTTCCCCGCGCTCGAAGCGTTCAAGCTCGCGCACCCGGATGCCTGTGTCGCTCACGTCGCCCCCGGCCCTCTGCCACCTGCGCTTGCTGCACAACGCTTCGACCTGGTACTGGCGCTTGACTGCCTTGAGCATCTGCCCAAACGCGATGGCTTGAACCTGCTCGGCGGGATTCGCAATCTCAACGCCAACCGCATCGCAGTGCTTGCGGACCTGAAAGCCTGCGATTGGCAAGAAACCGACTTCTTTTCCCTGGCACTGCAGGCCAGCGAACGCTTCCAGCGTGACGAACAGGTCCTTACGCTGTTTACCTACGATCTGCTTGACTACAAACAAGTGCCTGACTGGCTCAATTCACGGTTCTGGGCCAATCCGGAAAACTTCGGAAAATACTGGTGGTAA
- a CDS encoding cysteine hydrolase family protein, which translates to MELHTNAALILIDQQKGIHHPKLGPRNNPDAEEYMAQLLSEWRRMARPVIHVQHLSRSPESVFWPQQSGVEFQERFEPLLGERVIQKQVPDAFSGTTLAASLREAGIEQLIIVGVATHNSVESTARTAGNLGFETWVVEDACYTFDKVDFFGKKHSAQEVHAMSLGNLHGEYATVIRITEIL; encoded by the coding sequence ATGGAGCTACACACCAACGCAGCGTTGATCCTCATTGATCAACAAAAAGGCATTCACCACCCCAAGCTCGGACCACGTAATAACCCCGACGCCGAGGAGTACATGGCGCAGTTGCTGAGCGAATGGCGGCGCATGGCGCGGCCGGTGATTCATGTGCAGCACTTGTCCCGCTCACCGGAATCAGTGTTCTGGCCGCAGCAGTCGGGTGTCGAGTTTCAGGAAAGGTTCGAGCCGCTATTGGGCGAGCGTGTGATCCAGAAGCAGGTGCCGGATGCGTTCAGTGGGACGACGCTTGCGGCGAGTCTGCGTGAGGCGGGAATCGAGCAACTGATCATTGTCGGCGTGGCGACCCACAACTCGGTCGAGTCCACGGCGCGTACGGCGGGCAATCTGGGGTTTGAAACCTGGGTCGTGGAAGACGCCTGCTACACCTTCGACAAGGTCGACTTCTTCGGCAAGAAGCATTCGGCGCAGGAGGTGCATGCCATGTCGCTGGGCAATCTGCACGGGGAATACGCAACGGTGATCCGAATCACAGAGATCCTGTAG
- a CDS encoding CopD family protein has protein sequence MTPFALIYTLHVLAALIWVGGMFFAWMVLRPAAMKALEGPARLKLWVEVFQRFFVWVWVAVVILPISGVGLIHLRFSGFETAPRYVQIMMGLYLVMTALFIRIQALNLPELRKAVLAEDWPTGAATLGKIRRLVGINLLLGLLLVAVASARPML, from the coding sequence ATGACACCTTTCGCACTCATATATACCCTGCATGTACTGGCGGCCCTGATCTGGGTCGGCGGGATGTTTTTCGCCTGGATGGTCCTGCGCCCCGCCGCCATGAAGGCACTTGAAGGGCCTGCGCGGCTGAAGCTCTGGGTAGAAGTGTTTCAGCGTTTTTTTGTCTGGGTGTGGGTCGCCGTGGTGATCTTGCCGATCAGTGGCGTCGGGCTGATTCATCTGCGCTTCAGCGGCTTTGAAACCGCACCGCGTTACGTGCAGATCATGATGGGGTTGTATCTGGTGATGACCGCGCTGTTTATCCGCATTCAGGCGCTGAATCTACCGGAGTTGCGTAAAGCGGTGCTGGCCGAGGATTGGCCGACGGGGGCGGCGACTTTGGGCAAGATTCGGCGTCTGGTGGGGATCAATTTGTTACTGGGATTGTTGCTGGTGGCGGTGGCTTCGGCTCGGCCGATGCTCTGA
- a CDS encoding DUF1145 domain-containing protein yields MKVLWGLGKGLTLLFWLVLLVNQISPLNSPFHLMINLAGSLLLMTHVVELVLYNRNLKERAHPWRDRLQILVVGIFHVQTLAAPAAGEVRHA; encoded by the coding sequence ATGAAGGTGCTTTGGGGCTTGGGGAAGGGTTTGACCCTGTTGTTCTGGCTGGTGCTGCTGGTGAATCAGATCAGCCCGTTGAACAGTCCGTTTCATCTTATGATCAATCTGGCCGGTAGCCTGTTGCTGATGACCCATGTTGTGGAGCTGGTGCTCTATAACCGTAATCTTAAAGAGCGGGCTCATCCGTGGCGTGATCGCTTGCAGATCCTCGTTGTCGGTATTTTCCATGTGCAAACCCTTGCAGCTCCTGCCGCCGGGGAGGTTCGTCATGCGTAA
- a CDS encoding YchJ family protein has product MSTSICPCGSGTPLDACCGHYHAGHPAPCAEALMRSRYSAYVLGLIDYLLATTLPAQQAGLDRQSISDWSAQSTWLGLEVESSEVFGGQPEHAFVTFTARWHDSTGEHSHRERSSFVQNAGRWYFIDPTVQLKAGRNDACPCASGQKFKKCCASYFTA; this is encoded by the coding sequence ATGAGTACATCCATTTGCCCGTGCGGCAGTGGCACCCCGCTGGATGCCTGCTGCGGCCACTACCACGCCGGCCACCCCGCGCCTTGCGCGGAAGCCTTGATGCGCTCGCGCTACAGCGCCTATGTGCTGGGCCTTATCGACTATCTGCTGGCCACCACCCTGCCCGCCCAACAGGCTGGCCTGGATCGCCAGTCAATCAGCGACTGGAGCGCACAAAGCACCTGGCTTGGCCTTGAAGTGGAAAGCTCTGAGGTATTCGGCGGCCAGCCCGAACATGCATTCGTCACCTTCACCGCACGCTGGCACGACAGCACCGGCGAGCACAGCCACCGCGAACGTTCATCCTTTGTGCAAAACGCCGGTCGCTGGTACTTCATCGACCCGACTGTGCAGCTCAAGGCCGGACGCAATGATGCATGTCCCTGTGCCAGCGGGCAGAAATTCAAGAAATGCTGCGCGAGTTATTTCACTGCGTGA
- a CDS encoding SEC-C metal-binding domain-containing protein: MTQQPHVHGPDCNHDHDHHDHHDHHDHDHGHVHGPNCGHAHQEPVRNALKDVGRNDPCPCGNGKKFKKCHGA; encoded by the coding sequence ATGACCCAGCAACCCCATGTCCATGGACCTGACTGCAACCACGATCATGACCATCACGACCATCACGACCACCATGATCACGACCATGGCCATGTCCACGGCCCGAACTGCGGCCACGCTCACCAGGAGCCGGTGCGCAACGCGTTGAAAGACGTTGGCCGCAACGACCCTTGCCCATGCGGCAACGGCAAGAAGTTCAAGAAGTGCCACGGCGCTTGA
- a CDS encoding S-type pyocin domain-containing protein — protein sequence MARNKDLPQVWQSYSGGGGSGVGGRYLRDMTAAEIATREAEQKPYADMLARQQAYEDQLVKPSQKQERVAAGCSFTKPCKLPDGTINYVSPSGAIPTDAIKEYGEFALLGGRETDAAGNIELKKISGSALPAALGTILLGGSAVATSGASCGGLCTAGAAVSGVGTGTAATGAGTGAGVFTAGVAAGALAGVVALLWPSSLGDSSLYTDEQLKSLKEGRTRVRLYIEQQADGTLKGYGYNTQKRRDWEMIPVVQFQAKGSQQVADFGDGVTLIWTPAVDPSSTSGIPPLEGAPQAPQIWIYPPTEQADNIIINPIYPPEYKDFILVFPADSGVQPLYIVMNVRLDPGVVTGQGQDVTGIWLAGAGTGLGAPIPTRIAEQLRGKSFSSFDAFRKAFWIAVGNDSELLSQFKPTNQGKLLSGKAPFAQRPEHNGENARYEIHHIENIQHGGAVYDVDNLAVVTPKRHVEIHREDRQ from the coding sequence ATGGCCAGAAACAAGGACTTACCTCAGGTTTGGCAATCTTATAGTGGCGGTGGTGGCTCCGGCGTTGGAGGCCGTTACCTGCGCGACATGACAGCGGCCGAAATCGCCACGCGTGAGGCTGAACAAAAACCTTATGCCGATATGCTGGCCAGACAGCAGGCGTATGAAGATCAGCTGGTTAAACCTTCTCAAAAGCAAGAACGGGTCGCTGCCGGGTGTTCATTTACTAAACCCTGCAAGCTGCCTGATGGCACCATCAACTACGTCAGTCCCTCCGGAGCCATTCCCACCGATGCGATCAAAGAGTATGGCGAGTTCGCCTTGCTCGGTGGTCGTGAAACGGATGCTGCGGGCAACATCGAGCTGAAGAAAATCAGTGGTAGCGCCTTACCTGCTGCACTGGGAACCATCTTGCTGGGCGGATCGGCTGTTGCCACTTCCGGTGCTTCCTGTGGCGGCCTTTGCACCGCTGGAGCAGCTGTTTCCGGGGTGGGTACAGGGACTGCTGCAACCGGCGCGGGGACTGGAGCAGGCGTATTCACGGCAGGTGTTGCAGCCGGTGCCTTGGCTGGTGTGGTTGCGCTGCTCTGGCCGTCAAGCCTCGGCGACAGCAGCCTGTACACTGACGAGCAGCTCAAGTCGCTCAAGGAAGGCCGAACGCGTGTTCGCTTGTATATCGAGCAACAAGCCGATGGCACCTTGAAGGGGTACGGTTACAACACCCAGAAGCGCCGCGATTGGGAAATGATTCCGGTTGTGCAGTTCCAGGCAAAAGGCTCTCAGCAAGTGGCCGATTTCGGTGATGGGGTAACCCTGATATGGACACCAGCGGTTGACCCATCCAGCACTTCGGGGATTCCCCCATTAGAAGGCGCACCACAAGCCCCGCAAATCTGGATTTATCCGCCGACCGAACAAGCGGATAACATCATCATCAATCCGATCTACCCGCCTGAATACAAGGATTTTATCCTTGTGTTCCCGGCTGATTCCGGTGTCCAGCCGCTGTATATCGTGATGAATGTTCGCCTTGACCCAGGCGTAGTGACAGGGCAGGGGCAGGACGTAACAGGTATCTGGCTGGCAGGGGCTGGGACGGGTCTCGGTGCCCCCATTCCGACACGGATTGCCGAACAGTTGAGGGGCAAAAGTTTCAGTAGTTTTGACGCATTCAGGAAGGCATTTTGGATTGCAGTGGGCAATGATTCTGAACTACTCAGCCAGTTCAAGCCAACCAACCAAGGCAAGCTCTTGAGCGGCAAAGCGCCATTTGCCCAAAGACCCGAACACAATGGGGAAAATGCTCGCTATGAAATCCATCACATCGAAAATATTCAGCATGGCGGTGCGGTTTATGATGTGGACAACCTCGCAGTAGTGACGCCGAAACGACACGTCGAGATTCACAGGGAAGACAGACAATGA
- a CDS encoding LEA type 2 family protein: protein MTSQRRALQTLTLLMVLSLGGCASWFADDTLDPQVHLLKVEVVRAKLLEQKFMLYFRVDNPNDSNLTVRGLVYRIHLNEFLLAEGESSEWFTVDPKSSSYFEVPIRTNLWQHLREVVKLLKKPDQPIPYRLEGELKTGLFIGNDVHQARYGEIIPGDFIPE, encoded by the coding sequence ATGACCAGTCAGCGACGTGCCTTACAAACCCTCACCCTGCTAATGGTCCTGAGCCTCGGCGGCTGTGCATCCTGGTTCGCTGACGACACCCTCGACCCGCAAGTTCACCTGCTCAAAGTCGAAGTGGTGCGCGCCAAACTCCTTGAGCAGAAATTCATGCTGTATTTTCGCGTCGACAACCCCAACGACTCCAACCTTACGGTTCGCGGCCTGGTGTACCGGATTCACTTGAACGAGTTCCTGCTGGCCGAAGGCGAGTCCAGCGAATGGTTCACCGTCGACCCAAAAAGCAGCAGCTATTTCGAGGTGCCGATTCGTACCAACCTCTGGCAGCACCTGCGCGAGGTGGTGAAATTGCTGAAGAAACCCGACCAGCCGATCCCCTATCGCCTGGAGGGTGAGTTGAAAACCGGATTATTCATCGGCAATGACGTGCACCAGGCCCGTTATGGCGAGATAATTCCCGGCGATTTTATTCCGGAGTAA
- a CDS encoding bacteriocin immunity protein — protein sequence MTLKNSVSDYTEEEFVGLLQRIIGNDTSEEEENKLVHHFNTICEHPAGSDLIFYPEDGADDSAEGITQTVKAWRAANGLPGFKDA from the coding sequence ATGACTTTGAAAAATAGTGTTTCAGATTACACAGAAGAAGAGTTCGTCGGGCTGCTTCAGCGCATCATTGGGAACGATACAAGTGAAGAGGAAGAGAACAAGCTTGTGCATCATTTCAACACCATATGTGAGCACCCGGCAGGCTCTGATTTGATCTTTTACCCGGAGGACGGCGCGGATGATTCCGCGGAGGGCATCACCCAAACGGTCAAGGCTTGGCGTGCAGCCAATGGTTTGCCGGGTTTTAAAGACGCTTGA